One genomic region from Campylobacter sp. RM5004 encodes:
- a CDS encoding C4-type zinc ribbon domain-containing protein, producing MNKHLSQLVELSKLDKEIDSFLPQIESAKKEANHLEDKIKSLENKNIKLEESIKELNEDKIKVDNHIAQFTTKINDTAKKIALVKTEKEANALKLEEEIAREQLEAANDEITKIEKNIEVKKDEIKENQKEITKLNDDLTLAIASQKSALDAIEEKRKEIYVRKDKLANEIDNKVFGFYEKIRKWAKNTAVVPVKKQACYGCFMQLNSKTYSAVLKGDEINNCPHCGRILYIEE from the coding sequence ATGAATAAACACTTATCACAATTAGTAGAGCTTTCTAAATTAGACAAAGAAATTGATAGTTTTTTACCACAAATTGAAAGTGCTAAAAAAGAAGCAAATCATTTAGAAGACAAAATTAAAAGCTTAGAGAATAAAAACATAAAATTAGAAGAAAGTATAAAAGAATTAAACGAAGATAAAATAAAAGTAGATAATCACATAGCTCAATTTACTACAAAAATAAACGATACAGCTAAAAAAATTGCTTTAGTAAAAACAGAAAAAGAAGCAAATGCTTTAAAATTAGAAGAAGAAATCGCAAGAGAGCAATTAGAAGCTGCAAATGATGAAATAACTAAAATAGAAAAAAATATTGAAGTTAAAAAAGATGAAATCAAAGAAAATCAAAAAGAAATAACTAAACTAAATGATGATTTAACTTTAGCAATTGCTAGTCAAAAATCAGCACTTGACGCAATTGAAGAAAAAAGAAAAGAAATTTATGTAAGAAAAGATAAATTAGCTAACGAAATTGATAATAAAGTTTTCGGATTTTATGAAAAAATTAGAAAATGGGCTAAAAATACAGCAGTAGTGCCTGTTAAAAAACAAGCTTGTTATGGTTGCTTTATGCAATTAAATAGCAAAACTTATAGTGCAGTATTAAAAGGAGATGAGATTAATAACTGCCCACATTGTGGAAGAATTCTTTATATAGAAGAGTAA
- a CDS encoding RluA family pseudouridine synthase: MKQDKAYKLLAIQEGISNSAAKELIDLGLVMHGGKRLEIARGLMPVNTIFKLAKPELSVLFEDENLLAINKPIGIASEHIKNNYTLLNRLDKDTSGIVLFAKNEEFLKAAKNEYKKEKVQKLYLAITNKIVSEGMEIDEPILTIKGKSAFSKISNSENAKYAYTRLEPLIIEGKKTLLKVQIATGRTHQIRVHLNSVGLGILGDVKYSKIISSRLMLHCARTKIFDYDIKTPMPNDFHKDFDLKGINLDFLF; this comes from the coding sequence ATGAAACAAGATAAAGCTTATAAATTATTAGCAATCCAAGAAGGTATTTCAAATTCTGCTGCTAAGGAATTAATAGATTTAGGTTTAGTAATGCATGGTGGAAAAAGATTAGAAATCGCAAGGGGGCTTATGCCTGTTAATACGATTTTTAAACTTGCAAAGCCAGAGCTTAGTGTATTGTTTGAAGATGAAAATCTATTAGCAATAAATAAGCCAATAGGAATTGCAAGCGAACATATTAAGAATAATTACACGCTTTTAAATAGGCTTGATAAAGATACAAGCGGAATTGTGCTTTTTGCAAAAAATGAAGAGTTTTTAAAAGCTGCTAAAAATGAGTATAAAAAAGAAAAAGTTCAAAAACTCTACCTTGCAATTACGAATAAAATCGTAAGCGAAGGAATGGAAATTGATGAACCAATACTTACAATAAAAGGCAAAAGTGCTTTTAGTAAAATAAGTAATAGCGAAAATGCAAAATACGCTTATACTAGATTAGAGCCACTAATAATTGAAGGTAAAAAAACTTTATTAAAAGTTCAAATCGCAACAGGTAGAACTCACCAAATAAGAGTGCATTTAAATAGCGTTGGTTTAGGCATTTTAGGTGATGTTAAATATAGTAAAATAATTAGCTCAAGACTTATGCTGCATTGTGCTAGAACTAAAATATTTGATTACGATATTAAAACCCCTATGCCAAATGATTTTCATAAGGACTTTGATTTAAAAGGAATTAATTTAGATTTTCTATTTTAA
- a CDS encoding glycosyltransferase N-terminal domain-containing protein gives MYFLYILILILLYPFFLLALIPLSFKAKYSKLYQKFLPFKQHKRADIHFHFASYGEAVALSDLIRYYKNKGFSVLLTCSSKTGLLKAKELDDNAFLLPYELFLFFWLKPAKSLVVFEAELWLNLLKIYKNHNAKTILLNARMKEKSFKNYYKFKKYYENIFSNFDFILAQSIEDKERLEQFSAKNIEVFTNIKITNKPNVTKVLNKNKEIVLIASTHEKEEELILNKLDFNFLKDKCLIIAPRHPERFGEVANLLKNLNMDFNKYSDDFNGYLDKNVFLLDTLGELINFYAISDYVILGGSYVDVGGHNFAEPAHFFCKITAGKFIYSQIAMLKCIDNVVISDEIDFSNIKNAKIKEAYTFDNLCEILDRTMNETR, from the coding sequence ATGTATTTTTTATATATATTAATTTTAATTTTACTTTATCCATTTTTTTTATTAGCCTTAATTCCTCTTAGTTTTAAGGCTAAATACTCTAAACTTTATCAAAAATTTTTACCATTTAAACAGCATAAAAGAGCAGATATTCATTTTCACTTTGCAAGTTACGGAGAAGCTGTTGCACTTAGTGATTTGATTAGATATTATAAAAATAAAGGCTTTAGTGTTTTGCTAACTTGCTCAAGCAAGACAGGCTTATTAAAAGCTAAAGAATTAGATGATAATGCTTTTTTATTACCTTATGAATTGTTTTTATTTTTTTGGTTAAAACCGGCTAAAAGTTTGGTTGTATTTGAAGCAGAACTATGGCTTAATTTATTGAAAATATATAAAAATCATAACGCAAAAACAATCTTGCTTAATGCTAGAATGAAGGAAAAAAGTTTTAAAAATTATTATAAATTTAAAAAATACTATGAAAATATTTTTAGTAATTTTGATTTTATTTTGGCTCAAAGCATTGAAGATAAAGAGCGTTTAGAGCAATTTAGTGCAAAAAATATAGAAGTTTTTACAAATATTAAAATAACAAATAAGCCTAATGTTACAAAAGTGCTAAATAAAAATAAAGAGATTGTATTAATCGCAAGCACACATGAAAAAGAAGAAGAACTTATTTTAAATAAATTAGATTTTAATTTTTTAAAAGATAAATGCTTAATAATAGCTCCAAGACATCCTGAAAGATTTGGCGAAGTTGCTAATTTATTAAAGAATTTGAATATGGATTTTAATAAATACAGCGATGATTTTAATGGGTATTTAGATAAAAATGTATTTTTGCTTGATACTTTAGGAGAACTTATTAATTTTTATGCTATTAGTGATTATGTAATTTTAGGCGGCTCTTATGTGGATGTGGGTGGGCATAATTTCGCTGAACCGGCACATTTTTTTTGCAAGATTACGGCAGGAAAATTTATATATTCTCAAATAGCTATGTTAAAATGTATTGATAATGTTGTAATTAGTGATGAAATAGATTTTAGTAATATAAAAAATGCTAAAATCAAAGAAGCTTACACATTTGATAATTTGTGTGAAATTTTAGATAGGACAATGAATGAAACAAGATAA
- the rdgB gene encoding RdgB/HAM1 family non-canonical purine NTP pyrophosphatase, which translates to MKIIIASSNKGKLKEFQDLLKGHEIYLASDFVKEFDPIENGNSFKQNAKIKAKALWQALENKEDYCVIADDSGLCVEALDNLPGIYSARFGDDFEGEFANKDAKNRAKLKNELIKLGIDFSKASFVCVLCFISKDKMEFAKGTCDGTIILNEVGENGFGYDSMFIPFGLDKSFAELNQDEKNKISHRFKALEELKKIFD; encoded by the coding sequence TTGAAGATTATAATTGCTAGTTCAAACAAAGGAAAATTAAAGGAATTTCAAGATTTATTAAAAGGTCATGAAATATATTTAGCAAGTGATTTTGTAAAAGAATTTGATCCTATTGAAAATGGAAATAGTTTTAAGCAAAATGCAAAAATAAAAGCAAAAGCTTTATGGCAAGCTTTAGAGAATAAAGAAGATTATTGTGTAATTGCTGATGATAGTGGGCTTTGTGTTGAAGCTCTAGATAATCTTCCAGGCATTTATTCTGCTAGATTTGGTGATGATTTTGAAGGCGAGTTTGCAAATAAAGATGCTAAAAATAGAGCGAAATTAAAAAACGAACTTATAAAATTAGGGATAGATTTTAGTAAAGCAAGTTTTGTTTGTGTGCTTTGTTTTATATCTAAAGACAAAATGGAATTTGCAAAAGGGACTTGCGATGGCACTATTATTTTAAATGAAGTTGGCGAAAATGGATTTGGCTATGATAGTATGTTTATACCTTTTGGTCTTGATAAAAGTTTTGCTGAGCTAAATCAAGATGAAAAAAATAAAATAAGCCATAGATTTAAAGCTTTAGAAGAATTAAAAAAGATTTTTGATTAA